The window GGGCTGTTCCGGGGCTTTGACGAATCAGGGATTCCCGGGGTGGGCCACGGGGTGGAACCCGGACGGGTAGAAACCTATCCCCAGGGGTTTTTTATTACCAGAAAGGCGGATCCCCTGCTGCTGCAGGATGTGTACTACCGCCACCGGGGAATGCCCGGGCAAATTGTTGGTCAGGTGTATTACGATACCCAGGCGGAAGAACTGATCTTCCCCGATCGGACGCTGGCTGTTACGGAGATCACCTCCTCCGCCCGAGGGCGGGTGGATACGCCACCGGTACTGGCAGCTCTGGCTGAATGGGGCAGAGATGTATCGGGTGTGTTTCTACTCTACGGCCGGGAGCTGTCGGTGCGGCTGGCGGTGTTAGCCCTTGCGCTGAGTCTCTTTGCTCTGGGCGGCTGGACCCTCCAGAGGGCCAGGGCGTGGCCGTTTTTGGCGCCCTTCTACGGGCTGCTGCAATTCGGCGCCGGGTTGTTTGTATTACAGCTCTTTCAACGCCAGGCGGTTCAGGAACTGGTGATGGCCTTTGTACAGTTCCGGGGATTAGCATACCTCGGCCCCGGGCTGCTCGCCCTGGCGGGGATTGTAATGTTGGTTCTGGGGGTCTTTCTGCCCGGTGACCCCCAGGAGGGGGCGGCGGAGCCGCGCCGGAAAAGGAGGGCCAATGCCTAAGGCAAGGCTTCTGGTAACCCTGATCATCCTGCATCTGGTAGCGGCCTTCGGGCTTTTGGTTTGGAATGGCCTGCATGTGCCGGATGCCTTGGTGGGTGATTTTCTTCTGCCCTGGCTGCTCCAGCGGACTGCCATGCAGTGGATAACCCTCTGGGTACCCGTTACCATGGTGGTGTTTCTCCTGCGTTACAGTCTCTTACCCGTTTTTTTCCATGAACATGATCTGACGTCTTTGCCTGAACCGAGAACCGCCCTGGGGTCGGTGGTTTTGCTGGTTCTGCTGATGACCCTTATCCGGTTGATCGCCCTGCCGGGCCTTGTTGCTGGGCAGGAGAGCTTTCAGAACACCTCCATTCTGGTTCGCCGGGGAGTGGAGGACGCCCAGACCTTGGCGCGCCAGGGGGAGTTGTACCAGGCGGTAACCAGGATAGAAAATGTTTTGAACCTCGCGCCGGGGTATCCCGAGGGTATTGCAGTGCGGGAGGATATCTATAATCGAATCTCCCGGGAAGAAACCGAGAAAACCCAGGATCCCGAGACACCCCTACCCACCCTGCCCCTGAACCGGAGTTTCGCGGAGATACTGGAGCGATCCCGGACGGCTTTGGAGCAGGAGGACTTCTTCACCGCCCTCTACTACGCCGAAACGGCCCTTACCATGAAGGATATGCAGGAGGAGCCCCGAGCCCGGGCCCTGCGTGAACAGGCCCGGCGGGGCATTCTTCGAATGGAGCTGTCGGGGCAGGAACGACAGGATTACCAGGCCTTCGCTCAGAAACGCAGGGCCCTGGATGCCTACGAGCAGGGCCGGTATATCGAGGCCTACTATCTGCTTGCCGAGTTGGAGCAGCAGGATCCCCTGGATCCGGATGTTCAGGAATGGTTTCCCCTGGTCAAGGCCGGGTTGGAGCGGATGTCGTTTTTTATCCAGGACGCCCAGGCGGCCTTGGGCGGCCAGGTGCGGGGACCGGTGGTCTGGGTGGATTCGGAGAGCGGTCTTGTTATATCGGCCGATTCCATGGCACGGGATGCCCTGGGGTTTTTCTTCTACGATCTGGAAATTATCGGCTTTGATTCTGCGGTTTGGTACCGGGGCGAAGCTCCCTATGCCAAGGTGGTGGTGGATAGTCCCCCGGAAGACTCCGAGGCAGAGTTGGGTTGGTATCTGTTGACCCGGGGAATTGACCGGGAACAGCCCGGGGTAGAGAGCAGTCTGGAGGCTCAGGTACCGGGAGAGCCGGACCTGGAGGTGGCACCCCAGATCCTTGCCCTGGCAAACGATCCCGAGGTGTTGTGGAATCTGGGGGCCGGGGCACAGGGAACCCGGGGCATACCCACCGGAGCCTTGTTCGGCATGATAGGCCAGGCTTCCCGGCTCGGCCACGGGGTGCAGGCCTTGATCGTTGAAGCCGGGGACAGGATTCTCCGGGCCCTGGTGGATCTCGTTGTGTTAATGACCTTGATTATTACGGCTTGGCGGGGGCGGGTACGGGTTACCGGGAGTCGGATTATCGGCTCCTTTGTCATGCTGCCCCCTGGGGCCCTGGTCATGTGGGCCCTGTACCAGGGGACGGTGTGGTTAGTGGATGTAGGGGCGGCGCTTTTGGTGCAGCACGGCGGGCTGGCCTTGGTTCTGGCGGTTATCGGGCCGGTGCTGGGGCTGCTCTTTGTGGTGCTTCTGCTGCGGTTTTCGGTTTTATTCCATGCTAAGGGTTAGACGATTATTCCTCGGAGTTGTTCCATGGATTACCGCCGGGCTGGGGTTCGTCCTGGGGTGGTACGGTGCCTTGTTAGGGCTATTGTCGGGGTTATTGCTGGGACAATTGATGTACGGTCAGTATGCCGCCCGGCAGATTAGAGGCGTCTTGGGCTGGAAGGGCCGGGACCCAGGGTCGGTGTATGACGATGAGCTTATTCTCCTGGCCTTGGGGGTAGGGGCGGTGTTTTTGGACGGGCCGCCGAAGGTCGCCCAGATCCAGGTGCTTCAGGGGTACATCGGTCAGGTGGTGGCCCTCAGGCCCTCGGAGATTCCCCTGCTCCGGCAGCTCAGCGACGATATGATCCGGCTGCAGGGACCCCGGGCTCCTCAGGCTCAGGTGCTCTGTTCCCTGGCACTGGCTCACGGCCGGTGGCTGGCCAGCTCCCGGGAGGCCATGGCCCAGAATCACTCCGGTCTTTCCAGACACCGCCTATCCGGGCCCCGGCCCCGGGTCTTGGGGCTTCCCAGGACGGATCGCAGCCCGGAGAATCTGGCGATCTGGCTGTACCATCTGGCCGGCTCGGAACGGGAGGGCATGACCCGGAGTAAGCTGGAGGTGTTGCTGGGGATTTGCCGGTGTTTAGGGGTGCAGGAGCAGGCCATGCTCGCCAGGTTCCGTCAGGGGCCCCATCTATCCGGGGATGCGCTGGAGCGTCTGGGGCTTCCCGAGGATTCCGGGGCTGAACAGATTAAACAGCGCTATCGGCGGTTGCAGCGGGATCTCCACCCCGACCGGCGCAACGGGGTGCCGGGCCAGGGCTATCAGGAGGTGCAGGATGCCTACCAGATTCTCCGGTGGCAGCTGGAGCTGCCGGAAGAATCGGCGGACCCTGCCCTCCAGAAGAGCGGCATCAGCCGGTAGGCAGGCGTTGTATATTGGCCCCTAGGCTCTGCAGGCGGCTGGCGAGGTTCTCGTATCCCCGTTCAATCTGATAGACATTCTGGATAATACTCTGGCCTTCGGCCGCCAGGGCGGCTATGACCATGGCCATACCGGCCCGGACGTCGGGGCTTACCAATTCGCTGCCCGATAGGCGTGCGGGTCCGGAAATAACCGCCCGGTGGGGGTCGCAGAGGACGATCCGGGCCCCCATGCCGATAAGCTTGTCCACAAAGAACATCCGGCTTTCAAACATTTTCTCGTGGATCAGAACCGTGCCCTCGGCCTGGGTGGCCAGGGTGATGATGATGCTCATGAGATCCGGGGGAAAGCCCGGCCAGGGGGCGTCGTCAATCTTGGGAATCATCCCCCCTAAATCGGGAACAACCCGGAGAGACTGGCCCTTGGGCACGTGGATGGTGCTTCCCTCGGTTTCCCAATGGACCCCCAGTTTTGCCATGCCCAGCTTGACCATCTTGAGGTGCTGGGGGGCGGCATCGGTAATGGTGAGCTCACCCCGGGTGACTGCGGCCAGTCCTATGAAGCTGCCGACCTCCATAAAATCCGCGCTGATGGCAAAGTCGGTGCCGCCCAGTTTCTTTACACCCCGGATGGTCAGGATATTGCTGCCGATGCCCGAGATTCCGGCGCCCATGGCATTGAGCATATTGCAGAGATCCTGGACGTGGGGTTCGCTGGCGGCGTTCTCAATGACCGTGGTACCATCGGCCAGGACGGCCGCCATGATGGCGTTTTCGGTAGCGGTTACCGAGGCCTCATCGAGAAACAGATCCACCCCCACCAGGCGGTTGCTGGTGAGCTTAAAGACGCCGTCCACCTCGACCCGGGCTCCCAATGCCTCCAATGCCAGAAAGTGGGTATCCAGCCGGCGACGGCCGATAACATCCCCTCCCGGAGGCGGTAGGATAATCTTTCCCGTCCGGGCTACCATGGGGCCGGCAAAGAGAATGCTGGCCCGGATGCGCCGGGAAAGATCAACGGGGATCTCGGAGGTTTTTATATCATGGGCGGTTATATGGTATTCTCCGTGACTGTCTCCGGGGATAACCGCCGCCCCCAGACGGGTGAGTACCTGGAACATCACGTCCACATCTTCGATATCGGGAATATTGCGCAGGGTCACCTGCTCATCTGTCAGCAGGGCAGCCGCAATACAGGGCAGGGCGGCGTTCTTGTTTCCGCTGGCTTTCACGGTTCCCTTGATGGGGAACCCGCCTTCAACTACATACTTGTACATGGCTGTGATAATCCCTTAAAAGGTAGGTTTCTGTCAACGTTTTGTCCAAAGCCGGCCCCTGCCCCTGGGACAGCCGCCGGGCATTTGGTATATTTTTAGACTATGAAGATTATGAAATTTGGGGGAACCTCGGTGAAGGACGCAGGCCGGATCCGGGGGATGGTGGACATAGTTGCCCAAGCAGCCGACCGGTATCCGGTGCATATTGTCTGTTCAGCCATGAAGGGCATAACCGACGATTTGATCCGTATCGCCCGGATGGCCGAGGACGGTGACGGCGGGTACAAACAGATTATCGAAGAAATCTGGACGCGTCAGCTGGATGCGGTGGATGATCTGTTTGAACCCGACGGTCTGGGGGATGACGCCCCCCGGCGGTACCGCGAGGGGGTAATGAGTCAGCTCCAGGGACTGCTTAAGGAACTCCGGGAGATCAGCCACGGGGTGTTCCTGGTGCGGGAGTGCAGCCCCCGCAGCCTGGATCTGGTCATGAGTTTCGGTGAGCGGATGAACAACAGTCTGATTGCCGCTTATATGAATAGCATCGGCATTCCGGCCTTCTTCGTGGATGCCCGTCAGCTTGTGAAAACCGATACCTCCTACGGCCGGGGCGAGGTGAACTTTGCGAAGACCAACGACAACATCCGGCGCTTTTTTAATCAGCACGAGGATGATGGCATCGGCGTTATTACCGGGTTTGTGGCCAGTACCGATAAGGGTATCACCACCACCCTGGGGCGTAACGGCAGCGATTACTCCGCCAGCATCTTCGGGGCGGCCCTGGGTGCCAGCGATATTGAAATTTGGACCGATGTGGACGGGGTTCTGGAAGCCGATCCCCGGGTAGTGCCCGAGGCGGCGGTCATCGACGATCTGGGGATTGACGAGGCCATGGAAATGTCCTACTTCGGGGCGGAGGTCCTGCATCCCTATACCATGCTGCCTGCCGTGGAAACGGGGATTCCCATCTGGATTAAAAACACCATGAACCCCTCGGTGCGGGGGACCAGGATCGGGGGAGACGCCCCCCAGCGGGAGGCCTCTATTACCGGTATCGCCTCCATCCCCCGGGTTGCCATGATTAACGTGGTCGGCGGGGGAATGGTGGGTGCCCGGGGAATCGCCTCGAAGATCTTCCTGGCCCTTGCCCGGTCCGAGGTGAATATCATCATGATAAGCCAGGCATCCAGCGAGCATTCCATCTGTGTGGTGCTGCGGGAGGATGAGGCGGAGACTGCAGAAACCTGTCTGCGTCAGGACCTGGCCCATGAGCTGCGGATACGTCAGCTCCAGACCATCCAGGTTATCCGCGGGCTGGAGGTTGTATCCATCATCGGGTCCGGGATGCGGGGTCGCCCGGGGGTAAGCGGGCGGCTCTTTCAGAGCCTGGGCCGCAAGGGAATCAACGTTCAAGCTATTGCCCAGGGAAGCTCGGAGATGAACATCTCCTTTGTCATCTCCTCCAAGGATCATAATCCCGCCCTGCAGTCCATCCATCAGGCATTCTTTCAGTCAGGAATAAACTAGGAGTCAGCTATGCAATTTGTGTCTACCCGAGGCGGCGGCAAGGATGCCCCTGTGGGATTCCGTCAGGCCGTGTTCCAGGGGCTTGCCCCGGACGGCGGCTTATACCATCCCTTGGAAGAGCCGGATCTCTCCGGGATCATCCGGGGGTTTAGTCCCAGTACCAGTTTTACCGAACTTGCCTTCCGGATGACCAGGGCCCTCTTTTCCCAGGAGCTCACCGAAGACCAGGCAGACCAGCTCTGCCGCCGGGCCTTTCCCTTTGAGCCGGCCCTTTCCCGTCTCGGCCCGGGCCACCTTCTGTTGGAGTTGTTTCATGGTCCAAGCTGTGCCTTTAAGGATTTTGGTGCAAGTTACCTGGCGAATGTTATGCAAACCTTCCTGGACGGCCGGAGTCAGCGGGCAATAATCCTGACCGCCACCAGCGGAGACACCGGCAGCGCTGTGGCGCAAGCCTTCCACGGCAAGGACGCCATCGATGTGGTAATCCTGTACCCCTCCGGCCGGGTAAGCCCCAGCCAGGAACAACAGCTTACCACCCTGGGGGGCAACGTCCATGCCCTGGAGGTGCAGGGCAGCTTCGACGACTGCCAGAGCCTGGTAAAACAAGCCTTCACCGACCCGGCTCTCAGCAAAGACCTCCCCCTGACCAGTGCAAACTCGATAAATCTGGGCCGCCTCATCCCCCAGAGCTTTTATTACCTCTGGGCCGCCAGTCGGGACCTTGAGTCCCTGGATCCTGGATCCTCCGCCCCAGGAACCTCGGTACGTTCAGCCTCCGCCTCGGGCGCCTCTTCTTCAAGCCCCGCCGCCCCGCGCCCCGGGAAATCAGGCCCGGGGACCTTCTGTGTTCCCAGCGGCAACTTCGGCAACCTAACCGCCGGCATCCTGGCCCGCCGCTGGGGCATGGCCGCCGACGGCTTCATCGCGGCAACCAATGCCAATGACGTCGTGCCCCAGTACCTGGAAACCGGCGATTACCAACCCCGGCCCTCCATCCCCACCCATGCCAACGCCATGGATGTGGGCAGCCCCAGCAATTTTGAGCGGATGAGCGCCTTGTTTCAGGGTGATTTTCATGCCATGGCCCGGCTAATCCGGGGTGAATCCAGCAACAATCAACAGATCCTGGATACCATGAAGGACTACTACCAGCGCCAGGGGGTGTACCTCTGTCCGCATACCGCTGCCGGTGTCCGTGCCGGGGACCGAGCCCTGAAGGAGGGCACCGCGCAGCGGGTTATTACCCTGGCAACCGCCCATCCTGCAAAGTTCCCGGAAATCGCCCGGCTGGCCACAGGCACCGAACCCGCTATGCCCCAACGCCTGGCAGATGTCATGTCCAGAACCAAGCAAGCGACCCTCATTGACCCGACCCTGGAGGCCCTGGGAGCGTTCCTCCGGGACAGCTTTCGTTCCTAGCTTTAGGTAGGGCGACGACCGCACCCGGGCTGAGCATATGGGCCTGAGTCGGGAGCGCCTGACAGCGATCATCCGGGAGCTGGGGGATCGCCGCCAGGTCCGGGGAACGGTAGCCCTGTGAAGGGAGGAACTGAAGACCTGGAACACGCAGTGGTGCAATCCCGGGGTAGCCTTCGGGACCTACGTGCCGAAGTACATTATGGCATGAGGGTGGTGTGCCCTGGGGTTTCAGAGGCCCAAAAAAGTTATGTAGTGCGCAAAAGGTTGTAAACTACGCCAGATATAGTGGTGCAGTTCGAGAACAAACCCAGGGATGGTGTCGCCAGGGTAAAAAGTTACAAGGTTTTGCGCACTAAGTATCGGCCACATAGAGCCGTAGGAGTTTTTTGCCCTCGGAATCCCGGAAGGGATTCTTCTTGTAGCGCAGGAAACTCCGGTACACCGCACATGCGGTATGGTAATCACCCAGGTCCCTCCAGGTGGAGGCGATATCGCAGCGGTAGAGTTCAAGGAGCTTGGGAAACCAGGGATTGGAGAGGTAGGGTTCGGTCCGGTAGCCTGGCAGACTCCGGATGGCCCCGGGAATCATGTGACTCTCGATGAGCCAAGAGACCTCACGGATAAACTCCCGGGGATAGTCCATGGATTGGAGAATATCCTCCGCCAGGGATGCCCCGATCTCGGCGTGTCCGTCGAAGAGCCGGTTTTTATTCCGCCGGGCCGAGGGTTTGCCGCAGTCGTGGAGGAACAGAGCGGTGGAAAAGGCCAAATCGAAGACTTTGCGGTGCTTCAGGCTTTCCAGACTATGCTCCCAGACGTTTCCCTCGGGATGGCATTCCTTGCTATGGCTGGTGCGGTCCATGGCTCCCAGCACCGGCCACAGCTCTCCAAGAACCCCTAGGCGGTAGAGAAACCGCAGTCCCCGGTGGGCCCACCGCCCGGTAATCACCATACCCCACAACCAGCGCAATTCCCCTGCCTCCAAGAACGTCCACGAACGGCCCTCGGTCCTGCAGATTTCCGCCTGTTCAAGGAGCAGATCCGCCTGTTTCGGATCGACCGGATACCGGGCCAGGAGCACCCCCAGATCCAGGAGCTGCCGGGAGGTTAATCCGGCCAGAACCCCCGGGCCGGCGCCGCTCTTAGCCGATGAGCCCCGGGCATCCGCCAGGGGACTTCCCTGAACGGTCAGGTGGCCCTTGCGCAGATCAAGGTAGCTGTCACGAGGGTCTGAGAAGGCATTTTCTTGGTACCGGTAGGTAAGGTTCAGGGAATCGATGGGGTGGGATTCCAGGGATTCATCATCCAGGACGGTTAGATGGACCGTGGTGCTGCCAAGCCCCAGGGCGGCATCCACTCCAGGAAGTCCCGGAAACGAGAGATGGGGCACATCCCGGGCCAGATCCACCAGGCTGCCGTGGTAGGCCGCGTGCAGATAGGGGGACCAGGCATTGGGGCCCTTGATGCGGTACAGCCTATCCAGGGCCGAGAAACGAGTGAGAACAATGGGACGTGAAAGCTGCTGAACAAGGTCCTCAATCATGGGAAATCAAGATACTCATTTTCTTTCCCGGCGTCTATCGGGGTTTCTTTCGGGGCCCCGCAGCCCTCCAGCCCACTGGCCGCCCCTGTGTCGGAAATGTAGTGCGCAAAAGGTTGTAAACGACACCGGATATAGCGGAGCACCCTATAAGTCTATCCACGGGTAGTGTCGCCGGGGTGCAATGGTACAACCTTTTGCGCACTATATTCTGCTAGGCCCCCGAGAGATACTCCAGGGCCTGGCGGGTACGGGACAACTCCAGCTCGACCTCCTGGCGGGTTTCTACCACGAAGGGATCTTCCTCGGCGGGGCAGTGGGTCTGCTGGTAATCGTCGATGATGGCCTTACCCCGGTCGATATCGCGCTGGCGGCTGGAGAGGGTCCGGGTCAGGAGCTCGGGAACCATGGTCAGGTAGCGCTCCAGGCCCGCGGTCTCCGCCCGGCGCTCCTCGGCGCTGCGGACCGCCTTGGGATTCGCCAGAATCCGGTCACGCATGGCCTTGAGGGAGGCTAGGGTAATGAAGAACCGGTAGGCCTCGATGGCCTTCAGGCGGTTAACATCCGTCATCATGTTTTTTCCCAACCCGGGAATATCCTTGGGCAGGTAGATGGTTTTCCGTTCGGTGATGGACTCCAGGTATTCCACGGCTTTGCGCATGTAGGCGATGATCTCCGGGCGAAAGAGGGTCAGATCGAAGTGATTACGTTTCGCCTTGTTCCGGGCCTTGTATTTCCCCTCGTTGCGCTTCAAGCTGTAGAGGTTATCCGTCAGCCCCCAAGCCGGGATCAGATTGTTGAATCCCGGGGGAACCTCCAAATAGTATGCCACCGGCTCATTGATGAGAGAAAAGGGAAAGGAAATCTTCTGGGGAAGGGTGGTGACCCCCGCGGCGATGATGGTGTAGGGGGCCTCCCGGTAGTTGGCCGGATATTTAATCACCGACGAAAGGCCGAAGAACATCCCCTCCCCGGGCCAGCACTCCTGGTCGGGCATCCGGCTTGTATGGTTGGAGCCCACGTTCGCCCCGTAGCCGATATTCCCCCGGCCCCCGGGCCAGTAGTTGGCGATGAGCAGACTCTGGTGATGAAACCCCACAAAGGGCCCCATAAAACTGGCCGTGGCCTCCCCAAGACTCACCCCGGAGTTAGGCCCCACGATGGTGTGCTGCACCTTTCCGTGTTCGGTTACATAGCTATGCTCAAAGAGCATGGAATCGAAGACCAGGGCCCCGGTATCCACGCTCACCCCCTCCTGGATAATACTCCGCCGGATAACCGATGAGGGCCCCACCTCCGTGGGATCCGCCGGGGTCGAAAGGATGGTGGCCTCTTCGATACAGTCGCATTGATGCACCCAGGCATGGGGACCGATGTACGCATCCTGAATATGCCGGGCATCCAACACCGCAGCATAGTCGTCCACGATGGTACAGTGTCCCTGAATCCGGGAGCAGTACCGGTCCACCAGGGCATTAAAATCATCCTGAACCAAGGCATCCCCGGGGCGGTCCAGGACGAACTGGGCAAGCTCCAGGCTCAAATCTGCGAATATCCGGACCGGTCGTCCGCCGATTTCTACGCCTATGGGGATTTCAATGCCGTTACCGTAGATCGTGGCCCCCGAGGACCGCAGACTAGAGTTGGATAGCAGTACCTCCCTGCCGGTCCGCACCCCTTGGAGCATGGGGCAGCGGTGCACCGCCGAGGCGCTGCCGATCCGGCAATCCGCCAGGGTGCTGCCGTAGACCCCCTGGGGCAGGCTCACCACCCCCCCGGGCACCGGGTAGGCGTGCATGGCGCCGGAAAAGACCCCCAGGTAGACCCTGCCGAAGAACTGGTTACCCCGCACCGACAGGACGTTAAAATCGGGATGCACCCGGACGGCGCTCCAGTCCTCGGCGCTGTTGCCCTGCTCCCGCAGAAGGCGGATCTCTTCGTCCCGGAGCTCCCGGCTCTCGGGCAGATCCTGTTCGGGGGTGTCGGGCTGATCCGCCGGAGCGGATTCCCGGGATGCCCCCTCATCGGTGCTGCAGGGACAGAAGTGGGCAATACGGTTTTGAAGATCGGAATAGATTATTTTTTGGGAAACGGTTTGCAGATGCATGGCCTGATTATAGACCCCGGAGGGATAGGTAGGCAATTTTTACCCGAAACAGGGCAGATTATTACTCGATCTCCACGGCCGTGCCGTAGACCATCAGCTCGGCAGCTCCCTGCATCATGCTGTTGGTGGAAAACCGCACGGCAACCACGGCATTAGCGCCCAGGGCCTCGGCATCCTCAATCAGCCGGTCGATGGCCTG of the Spirochaeta lutea genome contains:
- a CDS encoding aspartate kinase; the encoded protein is MKIMKFGGTSVKDAGRIRGMVDIVAQAADRYPVHIVCSAMKGITDDLIRIARMAEDGDGGYKQIIEEIWTRQLDAVDDLFEPDGLGDDAPRRYREGVMSQLQGLLKELREISHGVFLVRECSPRSLDLVMSFGERMNNSLIAAYMNSIGIPAFFVDARQLVKTDTSYGRGEVNFAKTNDNIRRFFNQHEDDGIGVITGFVASTDKGITTTLGRNGSDYSASIFGAALGASDIEIWTDVDGVLEADPRVVPEAAVIDDLGIDEAMEMSYFGAEVLHPYTMLPAVETGIPIWIKNTMNPSVRGTRIGGDAPQREASITGIASIPRVAMINVVGGGMVGARGIASKIFLALARSEVNIIMISQASSEHSICVVLREDEAETAETCLRQDLAHELRIRQLQTIQVIRGLEVVSIIGSGMRGRPGVSGRLFQSLGRKGINVQAIAQGSSEMNISFVISSKDHNPALQSIHQAFFQSGIN
- the murA gene encoding UDP-N-acetylglucosamine 1-carboxyvinyltransferase gives rise to the protein MYKYVVEGGFPIKGTVKASGNKNAALPCIAAALLTDEQVTLRNIPDIEDVDVMFQVLTRLGAAVIPGDSHGEYHITAHDIKTSEIPVDLSRRIRASILFAGPMVARTGKIILPPPGGDVIGRRRLDTHFLALEALGARVEVDGVFKLTSNRLVGVDLFLDEASVTATENAIMAAVLADGTTVIENAASEPHVQDLCNMLNAMGAGISGIGSNILTIRGVKKLGGTDFAISADFMEVGSFIGLAAVTRGELTITDAAPQHLKMVKLGMAKLGVHWETEGSTIHVPKGQSLRVVPDLGGMIPKIDDAPWPGFPPDLMSIIITLATQAEGTVLIHEKMFESRMFFVDKLIGMGARIVLCDPHRAVISGPARLSGSELVSPDVRAGMAMVIAALAAEGQSIIQNVYQIERGYENLASRLQSLGANIQRLPTG
- a CDS encoding DUF4954 family protein, whose product is MHLQTVSQKIIYSDLQNRIAHFCPCSTDEGASRESAPADQPDTPEQDLPESRELRDEEIRLLREQGNSAEDWSAVRVHPDFNVLSVRGNQFFGRVYLGVFSGAMHAYPVPGGVVSLPQGVYGSTLADCRIGSASAVHRCPMLQGVRTGREVLLSNSSLRSSGATIYGNGIEIPIGVEIGGRPVRIFADLSLELAQFVLDRPGDALVQDDFNALVDRYCSRIQGHCTIVDDYAAVLDARHIQDAYIGPHAWVHQCDCIEEATILSTPADPTEVGPSSVIRRSIIQEGVSVDTGALVFDSMLFEHSYVTEHGKVQHTIVGPNSGVSLGEATASFMGPFVGFHHQSLLIANYWPGGRGNIGYGANVGSNHTSRMPDQECWPGEGMFFGLSSVIKYPANYREAPYTIIAAGVTTLPQKISFPFSLINEPVAYYLEVPPGFNNLIPAWGLTDNLYSLKRNEGKYKARNKAKRNHFDLTLFRPEIIAYMRKAVEYLESITERKTIYLPKDIPGLGKNMMTDVNRLKAIEAYRFFITLASLKAMRDRILANPKAVRSAEERRAETAGLERYLTMVPELLTRTLSSRQRDIDRGKAIIDDYQQTHCPAEEDPFVVETRQEVELELSRTRQALEYLSGA
- a CDS encoding HD domain-containing protein; the protein is MIEDLVQQLSRPIVLTRFSALDRLYRIKGPNAWSPYLHAAYHGSLVDLARDVPHLSFPGLPGVDAALGLGSTTVHLTVLDDESLESHPIDSLNLTYRYQENAFSDPRDSYLDLRKGHLTVQGSPLADARGSSAKSGAGPGVLAGLTSRQLLDLGVLLARYPVDPKQADLLLEQAEICRTEGRSWTFLEAGELRWLWGMVITGRWAHRGLRFLYRLGVLGELWPVLGAMDRTSHSKECHPEGNVWEHSLESLKHRKVFDLAFSTALFLHDCGKPSARRNKNRLFDGHAEIGASLAEDILQSMDYPREFIREVSWLIESHMIPGAIRSLPGYRTEPYLSNPWFPKLLELYRCDIASTWRDLGDYHTACAVYRSFLRYKKNPFRDSEGKKLLRLYVADT
- a CDS encoding J domain-containing protein; this translates as MLRVRRLFLGVVPWITAGLGFVLGWYGALLGLLSGLLLGQLMYGQYAARQIRGVLGWKGRDPGSVYDDELILLALGVGAVFLDGPPKVAQIQVLQGYIGQVVALRPSEIPLLRQLSDDMIRLQGPRAPQAQVLCSLALAHGRWLASSREAMAQNHSGLSRHRLSGPRPRVLGLPRTDRSPENLAIWLYHLAGSEREGMTRSKLEVLLGICRCLGVQEQAMLARFRQGPHLSGDALERLGLPEDSGAEQIKQRYRRLQRDLHPDRRNGVPGQGYQEVQDAYQILRWQLELPEESADPALQKSGISR
- a CDS encoding pyridoxal-phosphate dependent enzyme; this encodes MQFVSTRGGGKDAPVGFRQAVFQGLAPDGGLYHPLEEPDLSGIIRGFSPSTSFTELAFRMTRALFSQELTEDQADQLCRRAFPFEPALSRLGPGHLLLELFHGPSCAFKDFGASYLANVMQTFLDGRSQRAIILTATSGDTGSAVAQAFHGKDAIDVVILYPSGRVSPSQEQQLTTLGGNVHALEVQGSFDDCQSLVKQAFTDPALSKDLPLTSANSINLGRLIPQSFYYLWAASRDLESLDPGSSAPGTSVRSASASGASSSSPAAPRPGKSGPGTFCVPSGNFGNLTAGILARRWGMAADGFIAATNANDVVPQYLETGDYQPRPSIPTHANAMDVGSPSNFERMSALFQGDFHAMARLIRGESSNNQQILDTMKDYYQRQGVYLCPHTAAGVRAGDRALKEGTAQRVITLATAHPAKFPEIARLATGTEPAMPQRLADVMSRTKQATLIDPTLEALGAFLRDSFRS